tagcagtgagttagctacattaccgggcAGAGCGAGcgaacattagcggagagctagctaacataataacataagcCAAGAGCTtgttaacatactaacattagtggtgagttatCAACataagcagagagctagctaacaaaatTACATTAGTagagagctagttaacatactaAGGTAAGTgatgagttagctacattactaaagagagttagctaacaaagtaacattagcagagagctagttaacatactaAGCTAAGTGgtaagttagctacattactggggagatcTAGCTAACAAAATAACATTAGGAGAGAGCTAGTTACCATACTAAGCTaagtggtgagttagctacattagcagagAACTAGCCAACATTTgcagagagctaactaacataataacattagcagagagctagctaacaaaattacattagcagagagctagttaacatactaagctaagtggtgagttagctacattagcagagaactagctaacattatcagagAGCTAACTaccataataacattagcagagagctagctaacaaaaaTGCATTAGCAGAGAGTTAGTTAACATACTAAGCtaagtggcgagttagctacatttgcagagagctaactaacataacattagcagagagctaactaacataataacattagcagagagctagctaaacATAATAACATTTgcagagagctaactaacataataacattagcagagagctagctaaacataataacattagcagagagctaactaacatcctaatattagtggtgagttagctacattactggggagaattagctttaatttttccttttaaatggGGCAAAACACTGTTGGAGTGAAGGGAAATACTGAGTCAGTAAGTGATCTTTATCTTCAGTAAACTTACTGTTGTCACAAACATATCTAGCAGCGTATTCACCAACACTGCATTTATGAAAATCCTGACATTCATCTGACATGTTTATTTAGGATTCACTTCTGTTTACACTGATGTATGTGACATTATAAAACCAGAGCTGTGAACAGTTCTGAAGTTTAAAAACACGTAATCTAATGCAGACTTATGGGTAggattttgcttgtttttttgtgaaaaaaaaaaaaaatagaacattctTAAGAAGATATTGGCAAAGCAGATCCATAATTTTCCCGAAATCCCAACAATCTTCCAACTTAAACAGTTAAACATTTAATGCttgacacttttttatttatttattttttaatcatgaGAAAGTAATGAATATGGTTCAGCCTTCCATTTCATACAACTGTATTGTGTTTAAGCCATTACTAaggaatataattatatatttaggaTAAAATAATATCTTAAATAAGAAGGTTTAAGGGATGAGCTCATATTTATAAACAGTTGTTTTAGTGGTGTTTTATAGTAAGTGTCTTACTGTACTAAAGAAAATGGAACCATGTAGATAAAACTTAAATCTGTTACACACACCCACTCAGCAAATGCAGGACTCCCCCTAGTGGATAATTTACTCCATAGAATATGAACAGACTGAAGTCCACAGTATTGTGCATCCTTTCACACATACAGTCAAACTGTCAAAGTTAAACCTGAAAAAGGTtgggacacatctcttctcattcagttttttcagcattttaaagTAATTCCAGGAGTTGATTAATAATAGTTGCATCATATAATATTAacctacaatgcaaaaaaataaagaaataaagaaaaacattggatGAAAAcgtgtgtcaaaacttttgtctggtactggtATTTAATTCAATCCGCCAttatttttgtgtgaaaatgataaattaaGCAAAAGCACAGtaataaaagtgttaaagtgaGTGTCTTCTTTTTTCAGGGTGAGAACTTGTTTTACTTACAACATAAAAAATCTGGAACCTAGGtgtgtcaaaatgtcaaaaaaagcCTTAAATCTCTGTATATTGTAATTATGTCTAATTATGATACATACATTATGGACAAATTGTACCACAACATCCAGGACTACCCACTTTAACATACAGAGTGCTGCATTAGTTCTGCACTGTGGGGTTTGACCTATTTAGCCACTGGAGGGCGTTCTTCACCTAAACAATTCAGAACTCCGGCACCATTAGGAAACATGTGAATGGTGTTCTGTGTTGAGTGACACTGACTTTCTTGTGGATTCTCTGATTCTTTGAagtttttttctagttattttgATGATCAttcttaatattattttagaCTTTGATTACTACCAAGAGAAATAAAATATGTGCAGAGTTTTCATTCAAAATAGTACATTATGAATAATAAAGCTGGTTTACTAGTTGTTCTTTATTGGAGCACTTTTATTGTGTATATActacctgcctgatgttttacaGATGTCCTTACcagtgatgtcattaatgttgTTATCATTCAATAGCAGCATAGCATTTCTTAAACATGACTTGACATGGAATGCTATATAAGGTTAGACTGCTAGACttttttgggccctattttagtgatctataggcttgtcagtgtgtctttgctattgtaataaTGGGAAAAATATGGCTTGCAcggcttgaaacatgcaaaaggttaaaaaaaacaaattctcttaattaatcatgggtgtgtttttgagcataacatgcaataaaccaatgaGCGCGTAACTtgcctcagattccttttatgaCTCAGGTgtgctacctggacatgtccaacgcttctcagcagaggaaactgtccTGCTTGTTCACCCATGTTTATTCTGtcgggtttgtgcactgcatCATATCCATGTGTGCTTAACAAGCAGAGGTGTCCATGCGTACCTATTGTACCTATTgccaattcactgccaagatattATTTTGTTAGGAAGATATTATCTCTTAAATCTATACCTTTAGTAACCTTTAAATGGTCAGCTCAACAAAGGATAAATAGAGGTACGttctaaataacaaaataaaagaactgCTATATAAAATCTTGTATAGTACTGCTcagtttatattattttgtgtccttttttttatataagtaatGCATGTGTTTTCTGTAAAGGAGCCACAGAATCCTTTGAACaatttttattgtgtattttcttgcTCTTTTTGGATTTATCAGGAAGCTGGTTAAGGAATTTCAATCAAACTCcaacatatattgtatatttttgatgAGCGTTCATTTGACCACAAGAAAAAATGAATAGTAAATTGAATTATAATTTTAGGTGAATTTCTATATTCACAAAactaattttttaaaaaagataCCCTTATTCAAAACTAAACGACTTTAAAAAGGACTCTGACACGCTCTCACAAACTTTAGTCAGAGCTGACAGTAAAGGgagaaaagtaaatatagtgagaagattctgtgttccagcgtgtatatctgtgcagtgtgaagctgatttaacacagaatgctgaaacgATGCACTTTCACAGTTTTCAACAagatgtgcagtgcagatgtacacgaAGTAAGAGGCTGCCAGCAGTGAACGCAGCAAACACtgcacgtgtaaacagcatggagctgtGTGTAtgaacagtgtttgttcatagatGTGGTAACTAATTAGCGatatttggctaatatatcagattaaacccCACCTTAGCAGCAGttaagctcaaataaaaggagtctatttgatagctgggtcagattaaGAGCGTTCTCAACGCATAAGAACAGCTCCAGAGACTGGAGGAGCCTAGCACTGAACTAATGTACGATGCATTGTTAAACTAACTGACATctgtttcccgaaaccatcgtactttgttggtaccacagaagtctgaactatctTGGTtagaaccaccgtggtcttaactaaggtgtttctatACGTGTTCGGACTGACTTTCCCAGCAGGAACCGTgaaaaactcacaatctttacaatattatgccaaaaacatgttactaatgtatcatttaggctatttatattgtaatcatCACCACAACAGGAGAAGACAACAgtagcacgcacacacacacacacacacacacacacacacacacacacacacacacacacacacactctaattgtatgtatatgtttcagtaaaatgaacattgttgttttattctaaaaaatacagacaacatttcttccgaattccaaataaaatattgtcatttagagcatttaaaatgagaaatggctgaaataacaaaaatgatgcagagctttcagaactcaaattatgcaaagaaaagttataaaaaagttataaagttttaagagttcagaaatcaatatttgttggaataaccctggtttttaatcacagttttcatgcatgtttcttggcatgttctcctccaccactgtgcaaaggttttaggcactgTGAATAAACAATGTAATGGTGGCTGGGGTGGCAGTGTGATGCCCTCAGTGATGTCATAAAATTTTAGAACAGTCAGCTCAGCAGCGTCTCCATGGTAACCGGAAGGTTATAAAGGGAGGTGTTTAGAACCCTGAGCCTCAGTCAGCAGAACATCCTGAAGGCAAGGTCTTTGATTCTCTctctaaggctacattcacacagcaactaaaagtggcccaaattacATATTTTGCCTCATATACAGAGAGTGATATGAAACAGTTTggttatgattttcctttatagatcattggttgttcggatcagcaatttcagttaaacatatcatatagcagatgaacacagtgatatttgagaagtgaaattaagaaaataggatttacagaaaagtCTGCTATAatcctttaaactaaattaaccaAATGGTTTTGTGTTTGAATAAACAGGTTTAATAGACTTAAGACTTAATAAGCAGAAGTCATTATtgaaaaatgacatttttacatgtattttctggtatattttcttCAGTATATTTAATTACAGTTTGTTTGATTGTAATTACTATCTATAAGCTATGACATCTCTAAAACATATGgtctatttattctatttataaaGATTTTTATCATAAAATGACGACCCATTTTATATTAACAATGTATTTGAatcattttaatatacatttacagAGAAAGTACTGTAATTTCTGTATTGTTTTCATTTATgcattacttttttaaatgagAGGATATGAATTTTTACTATGTACAGAAATATTCCTGTAGACAGAGCCGTTCtagataataatatttaaaacacatttctgagaaaattgTTCTCATTACATTTGTTTAAAAGTCCAGTCTGTGGCTGTGGGCAAATGAACGTATATCTATTAGTGCATTCCCTGAGGGAACCTCccaaagggatcaataaagttctatctatctatctatctatctatctatctatctatctatctatctatctatctatctatctatctatctatctgtctatctatctgtctattagTGTTTCATTCAAATCAGCAGAGATGTTTAATAACTTTATAGCCCTTTTTATAACTCAATTATTAGCCTCAATTATTCCATTTCATCCAGTGCAACATCTCTCAATCAgtcagaaatcagtttttaaatcttattttgcTATATTGTAAAAATGCACAGCTACAAGATAAAAATGCAAGACATACAGCCTTGGCTGGAACAGACCGGTCATCTGAATTACACTAGGTTTGAGTAAGTTAGATGAGTTGTAGTCTAGTTATCAGATAGCTAACTGGCTAGTAAATCAATTATAatattattgatcatgtggtgttgtGTTGTCACAGTTTTCTTCAACATGGAAGAGAAAATAAGGCACCTGCTCAACACAAGAGTGACCACAGATCAGATCCGCACTTACTTCAAGCAGCAGGAATTATTCTGTAGGTGCTCCTTCTACATCGAAATCAAAGGCAAGGATTTGGAAACACAAACCACCATGTCTGTCCCTGTACGGTACCTCAACCCACAGAGGTTTATGCGGGTGAAATGTGACGCCAAGACCCAAGTGAGAGTGCAACTGGCCTATCAGACAGAGCTCCTCAAAAAGCTTGTCAGGAGCAGGGAAGATATTGCAGTCATTGCTGACAAAATCCATCATGGATACGTTGTTCGTGAAGAAGACGACATTGACCGTAAAATGTCAGAACTTCTGGACACTGCTGCAGAGTTTGAAAACTCCCTGCTGCTTGGTCCTGTCCACAACCGTCACAAGCTCATCTTCGAGGCCACCAGGGCTGAAGTAATTCCGCGGCTTACTTTGGAACTAAAACTCAAGAAACCAGTGATCTTTGAGAGAGACCTCTGTGTCGTGTCATCGGAAGTCGCCTACCTGCAATGGAGAATTCAGGAGGATCAGGAGCAGGAGCAGGACGATCCAGGCGAAGAGTTCAAGATCCAATACGAGGTCCGAGATTCAGGACTCCACGATGCAAGCAACCAGTGGATCAACTGTGGGCTTAACAGAGCAGTAATTATAAGTAATTTGATTCCAGGCAAATTATATAAATTTACCATCAATAGGGTGAACTCCTGCTACCTGGTCTACAGCAAGTGGACTGATACCATCTGGCGTACAACCTCACCTGACTGCTAAAGGTGGCAGTGTTTGTAACACCCAGCTGATCAA
This genomic interval from Astyanax mexicanus isolate ESR-SI-001 chromosome 1, AstMex3_surface, whole genome shotgun sequence contains the following:
- the LOC125804641 gene encoding fibronectin type III domain-containing protein 11-like, with translation MEEKIRHLLNTRVTTDQIRTYFKQQELFCRCSFYIEIKGKDLETQTTMSVPVRYLNPQRFMRVKCDAKTQVRVQLAYQTELLKKLVRSREDIAVIADKIHHGYVVREEDDIDRKMSELLDTAAEFENSLLLGPVHNRHKLIFEATRAEVIPRLTLELKLKKPVIFERDLCVVSSEVAYLQWRIQEDQEQEQDDPGEEFKIQYEVRDSGLHDASNQWINCGLNRAVIISNLIPGKLYKFTINRVNSCYLVYSKWTDTIWRTTSPDC